The following nucleotide sequence is from Synechococcus sp. CBW1004.
CCGGATCGGCGCTGGCGGCACCGGTCATGCCCTTGCAGCCCACCATCGTCGATTCCTCATCGGCGAACACCACCAGTTCCAACGGGTGGCGCAGCTGGTGCTCACAGTCCTGCAGGCAGCGCAGCACTTCCAGCCCGGCGATCACCCCCAGGGCGCCGTCGTAGCGGCCCCCCGTGGGCACCGTGTCGAGGTGGGAGCCCGTGACCAGGGCCGGCAGGTGGGGCTCGGATCCTTCGCGGCGCGCGATCAGGTTGCCGGCGGAATCCACCCGCGCCGTGAGCCCGGCCTGCAGCAGCCAGCTGCCGAGCAGTTCACGGCCCTGCCGGTCTTCAGGGCTGAAGCCACGCCTGCAGATGCTGCCGTCGGGCTGGGCGCCCACTTCAGCCATCGCCTCAAGCGCCGCCAGCAGGCGGAGCCCATTGGGCTGAAGACGTGGCGCGACGGGGGACGCCAGAGACAAGCGGTGATGACCTCAGAAAGCTCAACAGAGAATCTCCGGTCGCCGAGCGCTCTCCTGTAGTGACGATGACACTTCAGGGTGCCAGCCCAGCGCATCGGCCATCGCCCTGGCCTTGGCCGGGATGTCGGTGGCGATGAACAGGCGGTGCAGCATCTGCACGCCCAGCAGGTGGTTGATGACCGCATCCAACTGCACCCGTTCGGCATCGGAGGTGGCGGGGTCATCGTGGCGTGCGAACAGACGGTTCACCCCCTCGGCGCTGAGCAGCCCCGCAGCGGCGATGGCCTCGGGGTTGAGGTGGGTGTCGGCCAGCTCCTTCATCTGCTGCCATTTCTTCGGCTCGGTGTGGGCCGGTGGCGCCATGAAGGCAAATTTCTCGCGCTTGTAGAGCACCTCCGGCAGCAGGCCCGCCATGGCCTCGCGCAGCACATATTTCTCTGTTTTGCCCTTGATGCGCAGCTCCGGCGGCACCTGCACCGCCACTTCGGCGAGGTGATGATCGAGAAAGGCAGGGCGAGCCTCCATCGAGTTGGCCATGTCCACCCGGTCGCCGCCCCAGGTGAGGATCTGCCCCTCGAGCATGGTCTTGATCCACACGTACTGGGCGCGATCGAGCGCGTGGCGCCCCTCCAGCTGTTCGGGGTTGAGCTCGGCGGCGATTGCCCTGCCGGGTGAATAGCCCTCCAGGGCCGTCCGATGCTCGTCGGCCAGGAGCTCCGGCACCAGCGGTGCGCAGGCCAACCAGGGCTGCAGGCAGCTTGGCGTGAAGCCCACCACGGCGGTGAGATCGGGATCATCGATCTGATCCGCCGCCAGCATGGCGCCCTGCACCAGGGCGTTCGACTGATCCAGCAGCTGCTGGCAGCTGCGGCGTTCCTCCTCGGGCAGGTCGTCGAGGCCGTGCAGGTACATGTCGCGGCGGAAGGCGGGATAGCCGCCGAACAGCTCATCGGAGCCCTCGCCCGTCATCACCACCTTGTAGTCGACATCGTTGACGTGGCGACTCATCAGGAACTTCGCCACCGCCAGGGTGTTGTAGATGGTGCGTTCGGTGTGCCAGAGCGTGCGCTCCATCCAGCCGTAGAGCTGCTCGCCGCTGAGGCGCAGCACATCCTGCTCGGCGCCGGTGGCATCGGCCATCTCCCGGGCGATCGGCGTCTCGTCGTAGCGGGCGTCATCGAAGCCGATCGTGAAGGCCTTGACCGGGGTCTGACTCACGGCGGCAGCCAGCCCCAGGATCGAGCAGCTGTCGATGCCGCCGGAGAGGTAGCAGCCCACGGGTACATCGGCCACCATTCGCAGTTCGACCGCCTCGAGCAGCGCCTCACGGATCGCGGCAATGTGGTGCGCTTCGCCCAGGCTGCGGTCGCGCTCGTGCTCACGCGGGAAGTTGAGATCCCAGTAACACCATTGCGAG
It contains:
- the asnB gene encoding asparagine synthase (glutamine-hydrolyzing), whose amino-acid sequence is MCGIGGIFHNNPAEAVDPQLLVNMAAIQVHRGPDGFGVRGIDDAGVGFCHARLSIIDLNENRARQPFISGDGQLLMAHNGEFYDFQRIRADLTARGMRFTSKSDSEILLRLYQQQGLESTLPQLRGEFAFALYDRSEDCLYLVRDRFGIKPQYWCLTPQGLVFGSELKVLFAHPAVERRFTSEGLFHQLMQTMVPGSTAFAGIQQVRPGHVLKVQRRDGQLEVSQWCYWDLNFPREHERDRSLGEAHHIAAIREALLEAVELRMVADVPVGCYLSGGIDSCSILGLAAAVSQTPVKAFTIGFDDARYDETPIAREMADATGAEQDVLRLSGEQLYGWMERTLWHTERTIYNTLAVAKFLMSRHVNDVDYKVVMTGEGSDELFGGYPAFRRDMYLHGLDDLPEEERRSCQQLLDQSNALVQGAMLAADQIDDPDLTAVVGFTPSCLQPWLACAPLVPELLADEHRTALEGYSPGRAIAAELNPEQLEGRHALDRAQYVWIKTMLEGQILTWGGDRVDMANSMEARPAFLDHHLAEVAVQVPPELRIKGKTEKYVLREAMAGLLPEVLYKREKFAFMAPPAHTEPKKWQQMKELADTHLNPEAIAAAGLLSAEGVNRLFARHDDPATSDAERVQLDAVINHLLGVQMLHRLFIATDIPAKARAMADALGWHPEVSSSLQESARRPEILC